Proteins encoded together in one Columba livia isolate bColLiv1 breed racing homer chromosome 3, bColLiv1.pat.W.v2, whole genome shotgun sequence window:
- the LOC135578935 gene encoding heat shock transcription factor, Y-linked-like: protein MRTPNSKEESSGKANEFSSSFFLKKLWKIVGSDWFQSIWWGDAGNCVVMAEKVFKRAALGGRGLLQIFETSSTKTLIHQFNLHGFSKTEGDSPTPASPDKIQLLFYYNACFKRDYPHLLQPCKQSADVNNTAPAALSLDPDLKEGCLKRSPDVQPAAGVASAEENDPFEQLHR from the exons ATGAGGACTCCAAACTCCAAAG AGGAGAGCTCTGGCAAAGCAAATGAATTTTCATCCAGCTTCTTCCTGAAAAAACTCTGGAAAATTGTTGGAAGTGACTGGTTTCAGTCAATTTGGTGGGGTGATGCTGGAAACTGTGTAGTGATGGCTGAAAAAGTTTTCAAAAGGGCAGCACTGGGCGGGAGAGGACTTCTGCAAATTTTTGAAACCAGTTCCACAAAAACTCTCATTCATCAGTTTAATCTTCATGGATTCAGCAAAACAGAAGGGGATTCTCCAACACCTGCTTCACCTGATAAAATACAA TTACTCTTCTACTATAATGCCTGTTTCAAGAGAGATTATCCCCACCTGCTACAACCCTGTAAACAAAGTGCTGATGTAAATaacacagcaccagctgcattgtCGCTGGACCCAGATTTGAAGGAAGGCTGCCTGAAGAGAAGCCCAGATGTTCAGCCAGCAGCAGGAGTTGCTTCTGCAGAGGAGAATGATCCCTTTGAGCAGCTCCACAGATGA